The Celeribacter baekdonensis genomic interval CCCAACCCCGTCTCGGGTCAGACGGCCGGAAACTGTGCCGGCTTTGCCATGACAGACCACCTGATCAATCAGGATGCTTTGCGGCGGCGTCGCGTGTAAGAGATGCGCCGCAATGGCCTCCCGGCCAAGCACACAGGGCATTCCGGTTTGGTCCCAACTGGCCGTCTCAGAAAACATTCCATGATCCACTGTGCTCACGCCCATGAGGGCGAGAGCGATCTCGGTGACTTTCAGGCTTTCAGTGCTGCTGTCGCAGTCCGGCGATCGCTGCACCCGTGTGGCGAGTGACATGAGGGTCAGGCACCCGGCGGCGGCGGCGGTGGGGCGATGGTGAAAAGCTGCGCCAATTCGCGCACATCTTCGGCCTGTAACCACCCGTCCTGACCCGGAGTCCAGACGTAAGAGGCGCGTTTCAATGCGCCCTTTGCAGCCATCTGACCCATTTCCGCTTTGGAAAACGGACCGGTTGTCTGCCCATTCTCGGCGATGTGCCAAACATGTTCGACCGGCGGCGGAGGCGGGGTTTGAGCGACAGGCGCAGCGGCGGTGGCAGGACGTGCGCCCCACGGTCCTTGTTGGGTCGCCATCCCCATCCCAATGCCAGCCCCCATACCTGCGCCCATGGAAGAGGCCATCGCCGAATTTTCCGCGCCCATGGCTTCGGCGGCGTTGAATTTCATATAGGTGTCGAGATTGCCGACGATGCCCATCGAGGTGCGCTTGTCCATCGCGGCCTCAACCGCTTCGGGCAAGCTGATGTTTTCAATGTAAAATTCCGGGATGATCAGACCGTATTCCGACACCACCTTGGTGATCTCACTGGCCACCAATTTGCCCAGATCCGCTGTATTTGCCGCCATATCCAACACCGGAATGCCAGACCCCGCGACGATGCGGCTAAAGGCCTGAACGATGATGTTGCGGATTTGGAAGGAGATTTCGTCCATGGTGAATTCGCCGTCTGTGCCGACGATTTCGGTCAAAAACAACGCCGGATCAGAGACTTTGACCGTATAGGTGCCAAAGGCGCGGATGCGTACGGGGCCAAATTCCGGGTCACGGCACATGATCGGGTTTTTCGTGCCCCATTTGAGGTCGGAAAACCGTGTGGTGTTGACGAAATAGACTTCGGATTTGAACGGCGATTTGAACCCATGATCCCAATGGTTCAGCGTGGTGAGGATCGGCATGTTGTTGGTTTCCAACATATAAAGCCCGGGCGAGAACACATCCGCCAATTGACCTTCATGCACAAACACGGCCGCCTGACCTTCACGCACGGTCAGTTTGGCCCCGTATTTGATCTCATGCGCCTCACGTTCAAACCGCCACACCATCGTGTCGCGGGTGTCATCCGTCCAATGAATGACGTCAATGAATTCGCCAGAGAGAAAATCGAAAATACCCATCGGGGCCTCCTGTGGTCGTCAAATATCTTCGCCCATCAACTCGCGTGCAATCACGACAGAGATCGGGCGGGCAACTTCGGGGGGCATGCCGGGCGCCAGGCGCGGATCATAGAGCATGCGGAGCAAAAATTCGTCATGGCGGGTCAGCAACGCAAATTCTTCGTCGTCGTTGAAAATCGACGGGCGGGCCCGCGGGCTGTCGTTGGCCAACCCCAGACCTTGGGCGATTTCTTCGTGAAAACACGACCGGCGCAGCAAGTCCGGGTTCTCGGCGCGGATGATCGCCACGGCCTTGCGATACGCGCCATCATTGGCCGGATCAGAGGCCACCACCAAGCAATAGGTCGAGCGCGGCATGTCGATAACAGAGCGGATCGCATCCGATCCGATGCCGGGAATGAGCTGGTTCAAACGTGGGCCAATGGCGCGGCGTTCGTCTTCGTTGAGCACCAAGACGTTGAAGTTCGGGCGCGAGGACACGGTGACCGAATGCCCCGAGGCACGCGCCAGTTGCCCGGCAAAACTGTTTAGCGTCGCACGATCTTTTTGGCGTTGCTCCAGCGGCACAGACGCGCCGAATTCAATGCCAAGCCGCACCGGCACATCCCAGCGATGCAGATCAGAGGGCGTGGTTCTGGCCACAAATTGCCCGCCGACCGAGGTGTATTCATCATTGAGCGCGATGGCATCAAAATTCACCGCAAGTTGGCGTGCGGAAAAGGGTGTGTCCGGGCCACCCCCGTCCGTGCGCAACAGGTCATTGGCCAAAAGATCGGCCTGAACCCGCGCAAAATAGGTCTCAAGCAAACGGCTTTCCGTGCTGCGCGGGGTGACGGTTGTGCTGTCTGGGCGCAAAACGGGTTGCGCCGCTTGGCTGGGCGGGCGGGCAATGGGCGGCGTGACTGGACCGGACACACAGGCCGACAACGCAAGCACTGCGCTCGCGCCGAGGACTGTTAAATGTGTCCGGCCCAAGGCAGGCATCAGGAGCGCACCGATGGCCCGGCCGCATTGCCCGTGGCTTTGGCTGAGGCCAAGGTGTCGCGCAGATTGGTTTCCATGGTCTTGAGTTCGACCTCGGCTTCGGCGCGTTTGCGTTTGCCCTCATCGGCGATCTGAAGGCTTTCCTCGATGGTGGCGATCAATTCGGCATTGGCGGTTTTCACAGCCTCGATGTCAAACACGCCGCGTTCCATTTCGGTGCGTACGATTTTGTTGCCCTCGCGCAGATTTTTGGCATTCGCGGTCAACAGTTCGTTGGTCAGATCCGTCGCGGCTTTGATGTCTTTCGCGGCTTCGGTCGAACGCTGAATGGTCACGGCCTGGGCCAATTGGGTTTCCCAAAGCGGCACAGTGTTGACCAGCGTCGAGTTGATTTTGGTGACCAGGGATTTGTCGTTTTCCTGCACCAAGCGGATCGAGGGCAGGGATTGCATCGTCACCTGACGGGTCAGTTTCAGATCATGCACCCGACGTTCCAAATCGTCACGCGCTGCGCGCAGATCGCGCAATTCCTGCGCTTTGATCACTTGGTCCTGTTCGGGCGCAGCGTCAACGGCAGCGGCCAAGGCCGGGATCTCGTTCTCATCCAATTCTTTGATTTTCAACTCACCCGCCGCGATATAAATCGCCAATTCGTCATAGAAATTCAGCGTCTTGTCGTAGAGCATGTCGAGCGATTTGATGTCTTTGAGCAGCTTGTGCTCATGGGTCAGCAAATTGTCAGTGATCTTGTCGATCTGGGTTTGGATGGTCTCATAACGGGCAATGAATTTCGCCATTGGAGCGGCGCGCCCCAACAGCCTTTCCCACCAGCTGCGTTTGCGACGCACGTCAAGCTCAGATACGGAAAACCCACGAATGGTGGTGACGATGGAGCGCAAAGAGTCGCCCGCAGGCCCCACATCTTTGTTGCGCACATCTTCCAGCATCGCTTGCGAAATCTCTTGCAACTCGGCCTGCGCGCCTGAGCCAAAACGGACGATGGAATTGGTGTCCCCCATGTCGATCTCGGATTTCGCACGCTCAATTTCCGCGCTCAAAGGCGTGTTTGCCAAGGCTTCCGGGTCAATCAACTCGCCTTTGGGTTCGGCAAGGACGACGGCGGTGACCGCTTCGACGTCTTTCAATGTGGCTTCGGCCTTTTGGCGGGTGGTGTCGGACATGGAACGGTTCCCCAGTTAAGAACTTGAAAAGTTTGTTTTATTTGATGCCTTCGCGGGCAAGTCGGTCACGCAGGACCTCGATCTCAATGTCGAGATCGGTCTTACTGTCCAAAAGTAACGCCTCATTGCGCGCGGTGAAATTTTGTTCAAGATCATCGAGCAACGCAAACCAATCCTGACGCGCCTCAGCGTTTTTGGTGCGCGCCCAAAGGTCGGCATATTTGACCGTCGCATCGCGCGCGCCCAGCAAATAAACCCCAAGATATTTGCGCGCGGCGGTCAGGTCGCGCGGGTCTTCTTCGACAGTACGAAACATATCGCGGGCGGTTTTGATAAACGCATCAAGGCGGGTTTCGGCGGCCCGGTCGCCAGAGCGCGAAAGGGCCTCGCGCATGGTGTTCAAATGCGCCTCGGCCTCGTCAATCGCTTTGGATACCCGATCTTGTTGAAACGTGTCGATGTCGTCCATGCCTTTGTTTTTCAACGGATCAAAGCCAAAGGCGAGGCTATGCAACACGGTGCCAAGACCGGCAAAAATCACCGTTTCCAAAGCGCCCCAGCCGAACCAGCCAACAAGGCCAAGGCCAAGCCCGGTCAAGGCAGAGCCAAAGATTTTGCGAGGGATCGCCGGGCGGCGTGAGATTTTGCGCGCCTCATAGGCCTCTTCGGCTTTCAACCCTTCACGGGTCAAAAATGCCGCCGCGACAAGACATCCCAAGGCCGACAAATAGCCTGCCATAACAACAGGTTCGGCGGTAAAGGCCTTCCATGCCAAAGGCAGGCCCGCGTAGAATAATAGGTTGGAGCGTGCACCAACGCGAGACGGGCGTTTGCCATCAAAGGGGCGATGTTGCGGGGGAGGCGGGGTGCCCTCCGATTGCGCCGAAGGCTTGGGGCTGCCTTCAGGCGAATAGGTCGAACCATACCGTTGGGCCATGGATCACATCCCCTGCGCTTTGATGGTGACGTAAAAGGTCAGCGCGACCAAAAGATAGTAGGCCAGTTTTGAAAACGGACTGTCGCTCATGGCCACCCTTTCGATCAAACGCAGTGTTCAGGTCCAGATATAGGAAGAAATTGCACGCTGCGAAAGAGTTAAGGGGAGCAAATGCCCCCCTTTCCCCGGTGTTCTTTGGTTAGGTCTTGCCTCTCGGCGGTTTCCCGCCCGGCTTGCCACCGGGCTTGGTTCCCGGTTTGGCCGCGTGGGATTTGAACCCGGAGGAGCGGGGCTTGCCCTCCGCACCGCCGCCATGGCTTTTGAAGCCTGCGGATTTGAAGCCGCCCGGTTTTCCACCTGGCTTCCCGCCCGGTTTGCCAAAGGGCCGACCTGCGGGTTTGCCATCGCGATCACCCCGTGAGTCGTTGCGTGAATCGCTGCGGGAATCTGTGCGGGACTTGAAATCGCCATCGCGTTTTTTGAACCCGCCCTCTGGCCGACCGCCGCCTGCATCGTCGCGACGTTTGAACCCGCCCGGTTTGCCACCCGGCTTGCCGTCCCGATCATCACGGGATTTAAAGCCGCCTTCACCGCGTGGTTTGCCGCCAAAGGGGCGATCTCCGCCCGCATCGTCGCGGCGTTTGAAGCCGCCGGGTTTGCCACCGGAACGATCATCGCGCTCGCCATAGGCCGGTTTGTCGCCGCGCGGCTTGAACGATGCTTTGCCGTCTGCGCGCCGATCTGTCCCCCGCGCGTCATCGCGGCCTTTGGTTTCGGTGCGCGGACCGCCCGGTTTGCCGTCACGCGACACGGTACGTTTCGCGCCTTGCGGTGCGCCACGTTTGGAAAACCCGCCATCGCCAACCTCAAGATCCATGCCCAACTGATCGCGCAGCACACGGG includes:
- a CDS encoding toxic anion resistance protein, producing MSDTTRQKAEATLKDVEAVTAVVLAEPKGELIDPEALANTPLSAEIERAKSEIDMGDTNSIVRFGSGAQAELQEISQAMLEDVRNKDVGPAGDSLRSIVTTIRGFSVSELDVRRKRSWWERLLGRAAPMAKFIARYETIQTQIDKITDNLLTHEHKLLKDIKSLDMLYDKTLNFYDELAIYIAAGELKIKELDENEIPALAAAVDAAPEQDQVIKAQELRDLRAARDDLERRVHDLKLTRQVTMQSLPSIRLVQENDKSLVTKINSTLVNTVPLWETQLAQAVTIQRSTEAAKDIKAATDLTNELLTANAKNLREGNKIVRTEMERGVFDIEAVKTANAELIATIEESLQIADEGKRKRAEAEVELKTMETNLRDTLASAKATGNAAGPSVRS
- a CDS encoding SPFH domain-containing protein; translated protein: MGIFDFLSGEFIDVIHWTDDTRDTMVWRFEREAHEIKYGAKLTVREGQAAVFVHEGQLADVFSPGLYMLETNNMPILTTLNHWDHGFKSPFKSEVYFVNTTRFSDLKWGTKNPIMCRDPEFGPVRIRAFGTYTVKVSDPALFLTEIVGTDGEFTMDEISFQIRNIIVQAFSRIVAGSGIPVLDMAANTADLGKLVASEITKVVSEYGLIIPEFYIENISLPEAVEAAMDKRTSMGIVGNLDTYMKFNAAEAMGAENSAMASSMGAGMGAGIGMGMATQQGPWGARPATAAAPVAQTPPPPPVEHVWHIAENGQTTGPFSKAEMGQMAAKGALKRASYVWTPGQDGWLQAEDVRELAQLFTIAPPPPPPGA
- a CDS encoding 5-bromo-4-chloroindolyl phosphate hydrolysis family protein translates to MAQRYGSTYSPEGSPKPSAQSEGTPPPPQHRPFDGKRPSRVGARSNLLFYAGLPLAWKAFTAEPVVMAGYLSALGCLVAAAFLTREGLKAEEAYEARKISRRPAIPRKIFGSALTGLGLGLVGWFGWGALETVIFAGLGTVLHSLAFGFDPLKNKGMDDIDTFQQDRVSKAIDEAEAHLNTMREALSRSGDRAAETRLDAFIKTARDMFRTVEEDPRDLTAARKYLGVYLLGARDATVKYADLWARTKNAEARQDWFALLDDLEQNFTARNEALLLDSKTDLDIEIEVLRDRLAREGIK
- a CDS encoding DUF2927 domain-containing protein; translated protein: MPALGRTHLTVLGASAVLALSACVSGPVTPPIARPPSQAAQPVLRPDSTTVTPRSTESRLLETYFARVQADLLANDLLRTDGGGPDTPFSARQLAVNFDAIALNDEYTSVGGQFVARTTPSDLHRWDVPVRLGIEFGASVPLEQRQKDRATLNSFAGQLARASGHSVTVSSRPNFNVLVLNEDERRAIGPRLNQLIPGIGSDAIRSVIDMPRSTYCLVVASDPANDGAYRKAVAIIRAENPDLLRRSCFHEEIAQGLGLANDSPRARPSIFNDDEEFALLTRHDEFLLRMLYDPRLAPGMPPEVARPISVVIARELMGEDI